From the Asterias amurensis chromosome 1, ASM3211899v1 genome, the window tttggaggagggggggggggggcttcaatGAGTTCCCCAAACTCTGATCAATTACTTCCTGCATTGGTACCATAGGGTTTCTGAAACAAAGCTATTAGCCAGTTCCTGTGAACAATCAACGCCACTTTGTTTCACCGTCTGCAGACATTAATTGAGGAATCACAAATGTCACTCGAAATCCAGAAACCTCAAAGGAATCACTAATACGCATATATTCATCACTTATAATATTACTCACATTATCATGGTGTGATGTGGTTACCTTTCCCTGAATGCAGAGCCACGGGCAACTTAATGTAAAAGATCCCACCTTCCATAATGTGCAACAACTTAAAAACTGTAACTGACAGTACAAGAAGACGATACAACACAACTATTTTGTCTGCATATCAATCATGGCATCATGAATTGACCCTCCAAGCACACTCTTTCTTTATGACTAAATTTTTACAGAATTCTTTTTTAGATTTGTAAACTTAATGAGATATAGGAACTGAGATATTTATTAGTTTTATCACCACAATTATTGTTGTTCGATCCATTATAAAGACCTTGTTGAATGTCTTGCTATGGAACAAATTTCAGTCAAGGTTATAAAATCAGTTCAACCATACTTTATTAGGGTCACAAATAACTTGAACTTTTGCACGAAGGTCATTTTTACGTCACATGGTATTTTTTAACCAGATAAAAGCGTGTTATAAATAGGGCCAATTTAATTGTATAAAATTGACAAATAGGCCTATTTAACCATTTTATTTCAGCCTGAGAAAAAGACTTTTTTTGCATATGATATTTGGTATACGTAACAAGTATCAGATCTTAAAAATGTATGTACTTTGACCTTCAACATTTGATGTATTATTTGTACAATGTGCAATGTGATAAAATCCCACCATGTAGCCTCAAATCCAGAAATCGATCCGTCCCAAGGAAGAAAGAAAGGAAAAGAGCATCTTTACAACCCATGACACTAGTCCAGCACAGCTGCACCCTAGCAGCGGGAGGGACGTCCAACATCACTGGCAATTGATAAGCCTGTACTTTTGACGGTTGTGCAACTGGAACATTCCAGGGTTCATCCGATAATTATCGACAAGTCAAAAAAACCAAGCTGTCTGCTCAGAGTTATAATGACAACTTAAagatgaggtcttgaaattaaaaCCATCAACTGGAAAGACCAATTAGCGCAACACACCTTTTGTGTtgtgaaataagaaaaataaattgtataatatttCCATAGAGCTTTAAAGATCGAAGCAGACTACAAAGCAGACTTTTAAGTTTATGTTCAAAGAGTTCCTTGCCCAATTTCAACAGGGTGGGTTAAAACAGGACACGTCATCATATGGTGTATTTATATTGTAAGAATCATGTTTCTTTAACATCCAGAGCATGATAGCTTTTCAAGATACAGTGCATTTTATTCACTTTTTGTATTATAAAGCTGTTTGTTTAACTATAAGACAAAAGTCTGACAGTcattttttttagaacaatTTCTCAACTTTTGGAAGCAATGACATGCATTGTCGCACAATATCAAGTAAAGTCAGTCCTGCAAAAAGAAATTCTGATACATGAGCCCCATACCAAAGAATGTACCTTATACTACTCTAATGTACCTTCACTTTAACTATGGCAGGCGCAACAGCATGTAACAAGAATGTCTAATTTAACAGAGCATGAGCTTGAACAGTGAAGGTCTTGTAGATTGACACAAGTCAGGCCAGGTATGTACACTAATTGCCTACACAAAATATACTCAGGTCAGTAAACCTTGAAATTAAAATATCAAAGAAATTATGTTAAACTATGATGATGAGtttttgtaaacacaacaaaaccTTGATGTATACATAAACATTATAGTCAACTATATGCAAATACTATGAAGACCATTAGCTAATCGGAATTCAGACAGTGAGCACCTGGCCTGGTGAAGGTTAAAACGCGTACATTGCATTGAAAAATGCTTAGAATTGTATCCCACAAAAGGTATTGCTGCTCCGCATTTTGACAACGTGTTTCATATTGTGTAGTGTGTGtataataaaacataaacaacgTTTACCATTTTTACCCAGctgcaaaaaaaaggaaaaaccttTCACAAAGATTGATTTGGAGAGATTTGGTTTTGGAGCACTTTTCTTTGTTGCACAGTGCTTTATAGTATCAGGTAACAGAGTTTCCATTCTATCCTAGGGTGGCCAGTTCCATGAGGGCAAAAAACTCTTTCTTcaactgaatttttttatttctcacaCCTCACTCCGATTTTGAAATACTGTTTTGTGCACGTTGGGTTATGTAATACGCATCTGTACAAATATATTGTAAAATCCTGAGATGATGTTAATAATATGGCAAACATGAGCCTGCGCACCAAACATGAGAAGCCAGCTGGTCTTATAAACAGCTCTAGCTATGTCTTTATCTGCCATttaaacacacccacgtgacgctcTCGACCAATAAGTATAGCAAAACTGTCTTGTGTATTACAAAAAGTGGTTAATACTTCCATCTATATGGATCCCTTGTGCACAACTGCTGCCTTAGACAGGGAATGGTTTCATCCAGCAcgtttgcatagcaaaatatttaaaCTTAGCAGATTTTGTGAACACAGAATGGttatattgagtagcaaatggtaATCTTTGAGTAGCAAGCtaaacattttgcttagcattttgctctgctatacaagggaaatcattcACTGACAAAGTACATTGAAAAAGTGGACagccaaactcatcctaacttaggattaatcttaggacgtaGGACGAgttcgagttaggaagagtaccCCGGCCTAACTCGagaaaggattaatcctagctttTCGTGAAATCAGCCGCAGGTTAGATAAGATGCTCAACGAAAAACCAAGAGGGGttctagtacatgtacatcatgtagtACATTAGAGACAAACCTTGGGTATGAATTGGAATGTACAGCATGTGGGTAATGATAGCTATGTAGCAGCGACGTATAATGCATCCCACTAATGTTATCTACTAATGACAACATGCTCACCATTTGCTCATTAACTATTACATACTGACCGAGTGATGAACAAACAAGGCTTCCTCCGCAGTGATGTGTAATCAGATGgtcacaaataaaaacaaaatcaagcacTCCCACTACAGAAGTTATCTTATGAATTGGCCAATAAATAAAATGGTATTTGCACTGCTCTATAGGTGTATGCCTATCAATTTTTATTCTGAAGAACTGCTGGCTCCTTTAAAGAAGAATACTTTTGTGGTTTCATTACTGTGTCATTCATAAGCAAGTTTACCAATACTTTAATATTAAAAAGTGCTAAGACTTACCAGGTTTCGTCATTCTCGAATTCAATCTCTCCTTCTACATCGATATAGTCGACGCCGTTTCCTCTCGCACTGCCCTCGTGAGTGCGGTAGGGAATACGCACTGTACCTCTTGCACCAGCTGACCGCACCACCTTCAGTTGAGAATTGCCAACCGACTCTGAGATCTTCACTTCCTTCTCCTCGAACTGAAAAATCCCAGCATGGTCATCGTCTAAGATGGTGATCTGAGCCATGTAGGGTTCCACGAGCTTGGCTTGTGGCTCTTCTTGGTTGCTCTGGAACATCCCGTCTGGTCCGCCGACACGAACGTTGCTGAGCCTCACAAGGAAGTGCTCGTCCTCCTCGAAGATATCATCGTCGATGATGGTCAGGGAGATGTCCTTCTGCATTTCTCCCGGCTTGAAAATAAGAGTGCCCTCAGCGTAATGGTAGTCAGATCCTGCATTTGCCGTTGCATCTTCCGTGCGATAATCAACATAGATGGTACTGCTCATGTCACCACCATGGCGAGTTACAGTGATGTTAAAACTCCCGACGTTTTCCATCACTGTGTACTGGGCTGGCTCGAAGAAGATATGAGCAAAGGAATCCTCTTGAGGAACCTCAATCTTAACCTCAGCTATGCTGGCTCGATTCTTCTCTAGTGTTTTCTTGAGGATATTGCCAGCTCCACACAGTCTACGTGTGGCCTGGATGCGATAGAAAGCTCTGCTCTTCTGCTGTTGATTCAGCGCTTCATAATTAGCCATCTGCTCAAGAGCCTGCAGATCTGCATCTGGATGTTTGGCTCTCAGCTCCCTCAACAAGCGCACTGTTTCCTTTCGCGTCTCCTCCAAATCCTTAACGTCGTTTTCAGTCGCGTCATGGAACTTCTTCCCACGGAAATCCACATTGTCATGGTCATGATTAAAGTGATTGGCATTTGTCTCACCGGGAATTCCCAGTTCGACAGCACCTGCATGTATACTTGAGTCCCGACGAACTACTTTCTCCGCTTTGTACTTTTTGCGGAGAAACCGGTAAAAGAAGATACGCTTATCGGCAGCATAAGCCCACAATACAAGCAAAGGAAACATACAAAGTGTTACTAAACCCTCCCAGATTTCAATTACTCCAGGGCTTATGGTTGCTATTATCAAGTACAGCCACACATATGCTAGCAAACTCACAGAGGCAGTCACCATAAAGACACGTAGGTGCTTAATGCGTCGGATTTCGCCTGCTGGAATAACGCTCACACAAACAGCgataataataaacaagttGAAGGCTGCGCTGCCAACAATAGTACTAGGTCCAAGTTTCCCAGCTTCAAATTTATTTCCACATATTTCAATGATAGATAGCATGATCTCAGGTGCTGAAGACCCAAGGGCCATCAGGGTCAAGTTAGAGACAGTTTCGTTCCAGACTCTGACACTCACAGTTAGTACTTCTCCATTGGGTCTCTTAACCTTTACCATTTTTTCCTTGGATGTAATCACCTCTATGGCAGACATGAAGCGGTCCGCAATGATAGACACGCCCAAGAAAATGAAGCATAATGCCGCAAAATACACGATAGCGCGAGCAACTTTGTCTCCAAGCCCAGGCTCTTCAGGTTTCCACAAGGGCAGAATAAAGCCTGGCAGACATGTGCCCGCCTTTTTATTGGTGGTAGGTGCTGTTTCTTCACCTTGTTCCATGGTCTCCATGGCTTGCATGAGGATGATCATCACTATTAGAGGCAAGACTGGACCTCTACTTCCCCTTGACAGTAAGCGGTTAACCCAGCCAAACGCGCCCATGGCTGTCAAAATCACTTTACAATCACAGTGAAAATCTGAAGGTCGTTGATACTTGCAACAGTCTCTCTGGCATACTGGTTGGTATCACATCACTACCTGTATCTCAGTGAGCAGATGTTTCCATTGCCTTCTTGAACTCCTTAAAGATGTCAGTCAGCTATTCAAGAACCTCCATGGGTCGAGCATAATTCTGCTCAAAAGTTGTCTTTGTAGCATAAATTGTTTCCAGATAGTCACTTAAATGAAGACTTACTCAGTACTTGCTTATCCTCAGTTACAGTTGTCCACACTCAATAGGATGTTGAGCAAAAATCAACAATCTACAAGAAGAGGgctgtaaaagaaaaaatcataaataagTTAGTTTTCCATTAAGAATAGGGACATTCAGAAAACACAACTATTTAACCACTTGACCATCATACTTCCATCAATCTTTCAAATCTTTATATCAATACTGTCCAATTAGTTAGTGTACTGCACTTCTATAACTGATTGGGGTCGGCTCTCAACTTTGTGGTAATTTGACAAGTCAATTTAGTTGTTTTTTACCACTGTAGCCCATCATCGAAATGGAAATGAAAAGTGAAAGATTgtgtataaacaaaaaacattgacatCTCATTAACATCTCATTAACAAAACTTTGGAAAATAGTTTATGATTTATGAACTCAATATGTAATATTATGTTGCTATACTAAAATAACACAAGCTTCCTTTTGGAAATTTCGGAGAGTGCATATGATCATTTAGCGATTGTTATACTCAGTTTTGACCAGAtgatatattttgtatttca encodes:
- the LOC139933908 gene encoding sodium/calcium exchanger 3-like isoform X2 codes for the protein MGAFGWVNRLLSRGSRGPVLPLIVMIILMQAMETMEQGEETAPTTNKKAGTCLPGFILPLWKPEEPGLGDKVARAIVYFAALCFIFLGVSIIADRFMSAIEVITSKEKMVKVKRPNGEVLTVSVRVWNETVSNLTLMALGSSAPEIMLSIIEICGNKFEAGKLGPSTIVGSAAFNLFIIIAVCVSVIPAGEIRRIKHLRVFMVTASVSLLAYVWLYLIIATISPGVIEIWEGLVTLCMFPLLVLWAYAADKRIFFYRFLRKKYKAEKVVRRDSSIHAGAVELGIPGETNANHFNHDHDNVDFRGKKFHDATENDVKDLEETRKETVRLLRELRAKHPDADLQALEQMANYEALNQQQKSRAFYRIQATRRLCGAGNILKKTLEKNRASIAEVKIEVPQEDSFAHIFFEPAQYTVMENVGSFNITVTRHGGDMSSTIYVDYRTEDATANAGSDYHYAEGTLIFKPGEMQKDISLTIIDDDIFEEDEHFLVRLSNVRVGGPDGMFQSNQEEPQAKLVEPYMAQITILDDDHAGIFQFEEKEVKISESVGNSQLKVVRSAGARGTVRIPYRTHEGSARGNGVDYIDVEGEIEFENDETWKFIEVSIIDDEEYEKEENFYVELGQPKLIKRGNGSDNESYTSEHDESYKLMSEEDRRIADLGKPQLGEMNRLDVKIMESTEFKNTVDKLIKKTNVSLVVGTSSWREQFIEALTVSAGDDGEEGGEEKLPSCGDYVMHFLTIFWKILFAIVPPTDILGGWACFVFSIFIIAVLTAFINDLASHFGCTIGLEDSVTAISFVALGTSVPDTFASKVAAVGDKYADASIGNVTGSNAVNVFLGIGVAWSLAAIYHWNDVNGFRVDQGALGFSVMLYTILAIVAITVLMIRRKIPRIGGELGGPFSYQVGTSIFFVSLWLIYLILCSLVAYDIIPWGAKSGALIGQTSAPSS
- the LOC139933908 gene encoding sodium/calcium exchanger 3-like isoform X1 translates to MGAFGWVNRLLSRGSRGPVLPLIVMIILMQAMETMEQGEETAPTTNKKAGTCLPGFILPLWKPEEPGLGDKVARAIVYFAALCFIFLGVSIIADRFMSAIEVITSKEKMVKVKRPNGEVLTVSVRVWNETVSNLTLMALGSSAPEIMLSIIEICGNKFEAGKLGPSTIVGSAAFNLFIIIAVCVSVIPAGEIRRIKHLRVFMVTASVSLLAYVWLYLIIATISPGVIEIWEGLVTLCMFPLLVLWAYAADKRIFFYRFLRKKYKAEKVVRRDSSIHAGAVELGIPGETNANHFNHDHDNVDFRGKKFHDATENDVKDLEETRKETVRLLRELRAKHPDADLQALEQMANYEALNQQQKSRAFYRIQATRRLCGAGNILKKTLEKNRASIAEVKIEVPQEDSFAHIFFEPAQYTVMENVGSFNITVTRHGGDMSSTIYVDYRTEDATANAGSDYHYAEGTLIFKPGEMQKDISLTIIDDDIFEEDEHFLVRLSNVRVGGPDGMFQSNQEEPQAKLVEPYMAQITILDDDHAGIFQFEEKEVKISESVGNSQLKVVRSAGARGTVRIPYRTHEGSARGNGVDYIDVEGEIEFENDETWKFIEVSIIDDEEYEKEENFYVELGQPKLIKRGNGTVVREHSKRPWKPWKSQKSPGSDNESYTSEHDESYKLMSEEDRRIADLGKPQLGEMNRLDVKIMESTEFKNTVDKLIKKTNVSLVVGTSSWREQFIEALTVSAGDDGEEGGEEKLPSCGDYVMHFLTIFWKILFAIVPPTDILGGWACFVFSIFIIAVLTAFINDLASHFGCTIGLEDSVTAISFVALGTSVPDTFASKVAAVGDKYADASIGNVTGSNAVNVFLGIGVAWSLAAIYHWNDVNGFRVDQGALGFSVMLYTILAIVAITVLMIRRKIPRIGGELGGPFSYQVGTSIFFVSLWLIYLILCSLVAYDIIPWGAKSGALIGQTSAPSS